From the genome of Papaver somniferum cultivar HN1 chromosome 2, ASM357369v1, whole genome shotgun sequence, one region includes:
- the LOC113348009 gene encoding pentatricopeptide repeat-containing protein At2g15690, mitochondrial-like gives MSSLMAMQRAGNTMISSISKVRTSIPFSYYNRTLKISSFSSRNLSLSRTLTTSAIPHNNYDRTTPSSNDPRGFQRDGGGPGAHPPQRGNPNPNQWNSQNQPQNPNQWNPQNQGYQRPPQNQGYQRPPQNQGFQSPNPNPNPQWNAQNQGYPKPQNPNSNQWNPRNQGYQRPENTNPPNQWNNNNQGQNYNPRGNANPNQWNNQGQNYPSPPPPPRGNTNQNLWDNQAQNQRQVAVDQAPPPPVDVPQNVDLFGLCKEGKVKEAVDFIIQGVVVPDAEAIYALLNLCGNPKFVDDARKIHGYVMRSQFKGDFQMVNKCIEMFGKAGLTKDARAVFDRLPEKSMDSWHLMMYAYATNSLGDDGLQLYEEMRKVGVRPDQETFLAVLASCASAEAVEEGFIHFESMQTDFGITPGIEHYLGLIDVLGKSGHVNEAEEFIQNLPFEPTAQIWEALMNYGQIHGDIDLEDRAEELMTLLDSSKAPKNKLPTPPPKKRSMPNNMLEGKNRVGEYRYVTPYKAELEEKKGLNGQMKQAGYVPDTRYVLHDIDQEAKEQALLYHSERLAIAYGLISTPARQPLRIIKNLRICGDCHNAIKIMAKIVGRQLIVRDNKRFHHFENGKCSCGDYW, from the coding sequence ATGTCATCATTAATGGCGATGCAGCGAGCTGGTAACACGATGATTTCTTCAATTTCAAAGGTAcgaacttcaattcctttttcgtACTACAATCGAACCCTAAAAATTTCATCATTTTCGTCTCGAAATCTATCACTTAGTAGAACTCTTACAACTTCTGCAATCCCACACAATAACTATGATAGAACAACACCTAGTAGTAATGATCCTAGAGGCTTCCAACGTGATGGAGGAGGACCTGGAGCTCATCCTCCTCAACGTggaaaccctaacccaaatcagTGGAATTCTCAAAATCAACCTCAAAACCCTAATCAGTGGAATCCACAAAACCAAGGGTACCAGAGACCTCCTCAAAATCAGGGCTACCAAAGACCTCCTCAAAATCAAGGGTTCCAAAGTCCTAATCCTAATCCTAACCCACAATGGAATGCTCAAAATCAAGGATACCCAAAACCTCAAAACCCGAACTCTAATCAATGGAACCCAAGGAATCAAGGTTATCAAAGACCTGAGAACACGAACCCTCCCAATCAATGGAATAATAATAATCAGGGGCAGAATTATAATCCACGCGGAAATGCGAATCCGAATCAATGGAATAATCAGGGTCAGAACTATCCttctcctcctccaccaccaagGGGAAATACGAACCAGAATCTATGGGATAATCAAGCGCAGAATCAGAGACAAGTTGCGGTTGATCAAGCCCCGCCTCCTCCTGTGGATGTGCCACAAaatgttgatttatttggtttatgtAAAGAGGGTAAGGTTAAAGAAGCTGTAGATTTTATAATTCAAGGTGTTGTTGTTCCTGATGCGGAAGCCATATATGCGTTACTGAATTTGTGTGGGAATccaaaatttgttgatgatgcgAGAAAAATCCATGGTTATGTGATGAGGTCTCAGTTTAAAGGTGATTTTCAAATGGTTAATAAATGTATTGAGATGTTTGGGAAAGCGGGTCTGACGAAGGATGCTCGTGCAGTGTTTGATAGATTGCCTGAGAAGAGTATGGATTCATGGCATTTGATGATGTATGCGTATGCAACGAATAGTCTTGGAGATGACGGGTTGCAGTTATATGAGGAGATGAGGAAAGTTGGTGTACGGCCTGATCAAGAGACATTTCTTGCAGTTCTTGCTTCTTGTGCTTCGGCTGAAGCAGTTGAAGAAGGCTTCATACATTTTGAATCAATGCAAACTGATTTTGGAATTACACCTGGGATTGAGCATTATTTGGGTCTCATAGATGTTTTAGGAAAATCAGGGCATGTTAATGAAGCAGAGGAGTTTATTCAGAACCTTCCCTTTGAACCAACAGCTCAGATTTGGGAGGCTTTGATGAATTATGGTCAAATTCATGGGGATATTGATCTAGAAGATCGTGCCGAGGAATTGATGACTCTGCTCGACTCTTCCAAGGCTCCTAAAAACAAGTTGCCTACACCGCCACCAAAGAAACGCTCGATGCCGAATAACATGCTTGAAGGGAAGAACAGAGTCGGGGAATATCGATACGTTACTCCTTACAAGGCAGAGTTGGAGGAGAAGAAGGGTTTAAATGGACAGATGAAGCAAGCTGGATATGTGCCCGACACAAGATACGTTCTTCATGACATTGATCAAGAGGCTAAAGAACAGGCTTTGCTCTATCACAGCGAGAGGTTGGCAATTGCTTACGGTTTAATTAGCACTCCAGCTAGGCAACCTCTTAGGATTATTAAAAATCTTCGAATTTGTGGTGACTGTCATAATGCAATTAAAATCATGGCAAAGATTGTTGGGAGGCAGCTTATTGTTCGAGACAACAAAAGGTTTCATCATTTCGAGAATGGAAAGTGTTCTTGTGGAGATTATTGGTGA